Part of the Syngnathus typhle isolate RoL2023-S1 ecotype Sweden linkage group LG17, RoL_Styp_1.0, whole genome shotgun sequence genome is shown below.
AATGTAGTTGAGGGAGAGATGTAGATGGATGAACAGAGgttgctcgctctctctctctctctctctcgctctctcgctctctcgctctctgactGTCTGGTTAGCATGAAGTGCACTTCAACATGAGCTTCAAGCAGAAACTACAGCCTGTGAGTACTTTGATTTGGATTTATAAATACACATACAGCTCCTTTATCTGCTGCTGAAGTGCTCTTCAGATGCTCCTCTTGTCCACGTGGAGCTGACAGGTGAGCGCAGGAAGGCAGGACACCCACCGACCGTCTCGCCACATGAGCTCATCCGCTTCTTTTTCCGGTGGGGGTTTGGCCCACTTGTCGTTTTGGGCTGCTTGGCCAACTTGACCTTTCTGACTTTTTCCTCTTAGCGACACTTTGGTGACGTTGTTGCCAACACGTTGTTGCCCCCAGTTGGCTTGTTGCAATTGTTTTTCTGGCCTTGCTGTTGTCTGGCTTGGcaaattggttgtttttgtctcaGTTAGCACCACTTGGTTTCCTTCAATTCCCAACTGGGCTTTGTCACGTGGGAGCGGTGTCAACTTGAGGCTATTAGGCATGCATGTTAATTTGGCTCGGCACGCCACGGGGGACTTGTGGCGCTCATTCCAAAATCGAGCGCATCAATAACTTGTTGGATGACTGAACCTTGTGTTGACACTCTCATTAGCATGTGGCCCTTCTACAGCAGGTACTGATGACCTACCAGGTCCAGGTACGTGTGTGTCGCTTAAGCACATGCTGGCCTTCTTTTGATTTCTATTGTCAAGCTCTGGCTATTTTAGAATGCGTGCAACTTTTctcattctttttttctcaagGTGGTTCTTTTCAGCTCGGACCTGGGCCAGTGGAAACAGTCCATTAATAGCCTTCTTGCGAATTCCCTGCTTATGTGATGTTGTCCTTGCGTCTTGCAAATGagcccgtttttttcttttgggcttTTGACAACAACCTGAAAGGGCCTGGTTTGATTGCAACAGGTGCTGTCGCTGGGCGCCGACGTGCTTCCCGAATACAAGCTGCAGGCTCCGCGCATCCACCGCTGGACCATCCTGCACTACAGCCCCTTCAAGGCCATGTGGGACTGGCTCATTCTGCTGCTGGTCATCTACACGGCCATCTTCACGCCCTACTCGGCCGCCTTCCTCCTCAACGAGGTGGAGGAGGACCGGCGGCGGACGTGTGGCTACACGTGCAACCCTCTCAACGTGGTGGACCTGGTGGTGGACGTCATGTTCATCGTGGACATCCTCATCAACTTCCGGACCACCTACGTCAACCGCAACGACGAAGTGGTCAGCCACCCGGGCCGCATCGCCCAGCACTACTTCAAGGGATGGTTCCTCATCGACATCGTGGCCGCCATCCCCTTTGACCTGCTCATCTTCCGCTCCGGCTCGGAGgaggtaagggggggggggggatcacgcCGCGCAAAAAACACGGCGACGATTGACCGATTTGAGCACGTGTGGCCCCAGCCGCAGACGACCACGCTGATCGGCCTGCTGAAGACGGCCCGCCTGCTGCGTTTGGTGCGGGTGGCCCGCAAGCTGGACCGCTACTCTGAATACGGCGCCGCCGTGCTCTTCCTGCTCATGTGCACCTTCGCCTTGATCGCCCACTGGCTGGCGTGCATCTGGTACGCCATCGGCAACGTGGAGCGCACCAGCTCGGCCCGCGTGGGCGTCCTGAAGATCGGCTGGCTGGACAACCTGGCCGAGCAGATCGGCAAGCGCTACAACGACAGCGACGCGGCCTCGGGGCCGTCCATCAAGGACAAGTACGTCACGGCGCTCTACTTCACCTTCAGCAGCCTGACCAGCGTGGGCTTCGGAAACGTCTCGCCCAACACCAACCCGGAGAAGATCTTCTCCATCTGCGTCATGCTCATCGGATGTGAGTGCGTGCCTGTGTGCGTGGCTCTGCGCTCTTTCAGTCGTAAACGTGCCTTCTCCGCAGCTCTGATGTACGCCAGCATCTTCGGCAACGTGTCGGCCATCATCCAGAGGCTCTACTCGGGCACGGCGCGCTACCACACGCAGATGCTGCGGGTCAAAGAGTTCATCCGCTTCCATCAGATCCCTGGCGGCTTGCGCCAGCGTCTGGAGGAGTATTTCCAGCACGCCTGGTCCTACACCAACGGCATCGACATGAACGCTGTGAGGGTGCTCATTGGCTCTGGGAACAACTCAAAGCGTTGACCTTTTCATGTTCTTTGGCTTTCCCCACTGAAGGTGCTGAAGGGCTTCCCCGAGTGCCTGCAGGCGGACATCTGCCTGCACCTGAACCGCACGCTGATGCAGCAGTGCAAAGCCTTCCGAGGCGCCAACAAAGGTTGCCTGCGCGCCCTGGCCATCCGCTTCAAGACCACTCACGCGCCGCCCGGCGACACCCTGGTGCATAGCGGTGACATTCTCACCGCCCTTTATTTCATCTCCAGCGGCTCCATTGAGATCTTGCGCGATGACATGGTGGTGGCCATTCTGGGTGAGTGTGGCGTCTGTGTCGCCTCGTCTCGTCTCGCCtcccctggcctggcctggcctggcctggcctggcctggcctggcctgggcaCAACTCCATTTCATTCTTCCATTCCGCAGCACCATTGATCACCAATAGCGCTCCGCTCGGGCGCTTTCTGTTTCACTCCAACGTTCCCCACGCTTCTTTGCGCCTCACCAGGAAAGAACGACATCTTCGGCGAGTCCGTCAGCATGTACGGCAGGCCCGGCAAGTCCAGCGCCGATGTGCGGGCCCTGACGTACTGCGACCTTCACAAGATCCAGAGGGATGACCTCATGGAAGTTCTGGACATGTACCCTGACTTTGCAGACACTTTCTGGCACAACCTGGAGATCACCTTCAACCTGAGAGATGTGAGTGCCACCACATGGAGATGTTTAATGTGGGCCTACAAACTCTGCTTTGTATCAGGCAGATGGAATAAACCTGCCAACCCCAAGCAAGGACTCTGAATGTGGCTACCGCCGCAGCAGGCACCGCAGAGGCTCCCCGCGACGCCGCGACAGACCAGGTGAGCAGTGGctaaccaaaaaaagaaaattctcaCCCAGTGAatatggcatttaaaaaaaaacaatccttcAGATGGGACGGACCGGGAGAAAACCTACCccgagcaggcgtgtccaatGGGCAACCGTCACAGAATGGCAACGCCGCGGTGGGACGAACAGTGCAGCAGCGAAACCTTTTCAAGCGAGTCCAGCGACGAGGAGATGAAGCGTATGAGGCGTAGCAGCAAGGGGGAGTTGTACCTCCCGCCGCCTGCAGGGGGTGCC
Proteins encoded:
- the kcnh6a gene encoding potassium voltage-gated channel subfamily H member 6a isoform X2 encodes the protein MPVRRGHVALQNTYLDTIIRKFDEQNRKFVIANARTKNCGIIFCNEAFCQMFGFTRAEIMQQPCTCQFLVGPGTMKSALAQLAQALLGSEERKVEILYYAKEGTCRPCMVDIVPVKNEEGNVIMFILDFQELVDPTLKKSAFRQRVSQGWLYCQNRKLKMRLPVLRSMRRQSLSKDQFEGVVVDYLQPDSEDVPLKDLRIPSKESCMQSETEALIEQDRDPPSPAAKRRSLLTERLDPGRGTLSRSSSRESVRSLRRASSLDDIDGMKAERSARPGEVRTNSNLRPSVANSTSDSDLMRHRAIGRIPQVTLTFGSERVRPPSPGEIEIIAPSKVKDRTQNVTEKVTQVTQVLSLGADVLPEYKLQAPRIHRWTILHYSPFKAMWDWLILLLVIYTAIFTPYSAAFLLNEVEEDRRRTCGYTCNPLNVVDLVVDVMFIVDILINFRTTYVNRNDEVVSHPGRIAQHYFKGWFLIDIVAAIPFDLLIFRSGSEEPQTTTLIGLLKTARLLRLVRVARKLDRYSEYGAAVLFLLMCTFALIAHWLACIWYAIGNVERTSSARVGVLKIGWLDNLAEQIGKRYNDSDAASGPSIKDKYVTALYFTFSSLTSVGFGNVSPNTNPEKIFSICVMLIGSLMYASIFGNVSAIIQRLYSGTARYHTQMLRVKEFIRFHQIPGGLRQRLEEYFQHAWSYTNGIDMNAVLKGFPECLQADICLHLNRTLMQQCKAFRGANKGCLRALAIRFKTTHAPPGDTLVHSGDILTALYFISSGSIEILRDDMVVAILGKNDIFGESVSMYGRPGKSSADVRALTYCDLHKIQRDDLMEVLDMYPDFADTFWHNLEITFNLRDADGINLPTPSKDSECGYRRSRHRRGSPRRRDRPDGTDREKTYPEQACPMGNRHRMATPRWDEQCSSETFSSESSDEEMKRMRRSSKGELYLPPPAGGARDYPSAVMNLLPHSRPPPGLAKPVDLAGGGPPYSAAVPVNMSGLYGYWPDRRASQYSEAQRRSSSSVAARTAGFQHVSCSDDRPSELGSRLEVLQTQLNRLESRMTADITVILQLLQRQMVPPAYSAVSPSPLAPAAAAAAAALYGAVPPPTLCTVPPMMDSAALLLQSPESETKSKDSLSSGIHVTAASDDTMSLTPPQPEAPGTLGSSGQRFPSLPEHLEVSSEAPEIQRHVSDPVLPGSPAS